ATTTAAGAGACAGTTACAAAACACCTTTATATTATGCCAAGGAAACATTTGAACAACTTAAAGAATTTGTTGTTTTAGGAAACAAATACGTTGAtaacatttataataacgtttttaaaaaatggcaaaaaaaacataatgATTTAAATATGGATGAATTTAACATACTTCTTATGACGTGTAGGTTATTATGGAGAAGAACcttaacaaaaataaaagaagatGGCATAAAATGTCTTGAAAAACCTTTTAAAGTTTTAGATAAAGAAAGATTAAAATTTAAGTCCAAAGGTGGTAATCCTTTGTTTTTTAAGGCTAATGAATTTTATGAAAAGAATCCAGATTTAGTTACTTTCAAAAACGCCCATTTCCTAAATTCATTAAAACGTGCAAATACTGAATTTGATGAAGACTTGTATGATGAAGAAGAGGAAGAAAGAAAACTAAAAGAAAGGGATCAAGAATTGTTAAAAAATAGCGAAAAGGAAATCCGGGGGAATGCAGGTGCAAACGATGGTTCTGAAGATAATGATGATTCTGAAgataatgatgattatGAAGATTATGATGATACTGAAGATTATGATGATTATGAAGAAGATTTATATCCATGTCAACCggaattatataattcttattattattatggaAAACCTTATTTATTAACCCCTGAAATGTTGGAATCCATTGAAAAATCAGTTGAAGAAAAAGTGGAAAAAGAAGTTGAAAGGAAAGCTGTGGAATCATTTGAAAATAGAATGCTAAAACAGTTTGTAGATGAAATAAGAGATAAAAGAATAAGAAAAGGTACCATttaatgtataaataaggatacgtttaattaataaaataaaaatatgaaataaagtgtaatataaatgaggaattatatgatacttatatataaatatatatatatatatatatatatatatatatatatatatatatatatgtttttgtttttgtttatttttctggtaaatttaattaatgtatttgtattttatttttttttcaatatattttcttttaaaaatgttcagaaagaaatacatataacctaaagtaatataattaaaagaaaatatatatatatatatataaaaaaaaaaaaaaaaaaaatggatatTTAATCCTCTgtacaatattatatatatatatatatatatgaataatgtTTTACATAATTTCAAATATATGCAATAAAATTGTagaattaattatttaaaaattaaattatatttgtattatttttttttttttattttttttgttttattacCAAACTAATAGTTTTCccttttattaattatgaatatatatatatatatatatatgtatatatttcatagTAAATCGTTTAAgtgaatattataataaaagcATTGGgtatttttaaatgtttaACTTTTTGTACCCCAAAAAAAGTTCATACCATAAttgaaaattatttatttatttttttttttaatgctattttatttatctgatcattaattatttatttatagttatttaacatatatCTTGAAGGAACAAAATGTGTAcacaaaaaagaaattatttcaaaaatatactCAAAAAATGGTAAATGtgaataaattatttgtataatacATTCAAGTAACTATATAACTTTTGTATGGATcaataaaattatacatataaatatatatatattatatatataaatatttatacgttattaaaattatagGAATCATATTGAAATCCTTTtttgaaatttttttttttttttttttttttaNNNNNNNNNNNNNNNNNNNNNNNNNNNNNNNNNNNNNNNNNNNNNNNNNNNNNNNNNNNNNNNNNNNNNNNNNNNNNNNNNNNNNNNNNNNNNNNNNNNNaaaaaataaaaataagaaaatgGTTTGAAAAATGTATAACAGAAACACAAAATGGAGAGATAgcaaaaaataataaaatgagAAAAGGATCATTTCCAAAAGAATTAAAGGAAAAAGGAATTATGAGTGAAAACTTAGAAGGTGAAACTTctgtatataataaacaaatgataaaacagaaaatgaatatattaaaagaaagTTATAGTAGAAATGAGGATAAGAAATCTATGTTATGAAGGAACAATAATGAGAATAAAGTGAAGGTGACTgattaattataaatattttgttatgTGTGGGAAAcatgatatttttttgcaaacaattatatatatgacaataaataaataaataaatatatatatatatatatatttgtttatatttttatttgtttgtaTACCTTTTTActtgtatattatttttttttttttttttcttatttctgtctttgtttcttttcttcttattactattttgaattattttacaagaataaatatttcGATAAAAATGTTTCAATAGCgatattaatttttaacatattattaataactacataaaatacatatattattatttaatttaagctttgttaatttatttattttaaatgattcctttgttttatataaattaattttaataatttttgaaATCGATCTCTTAATGGttgaattaaatatttatatattcatgaCTTTTGgaaaacaaataatatcctgaaaataattatgagAATGGCAaatcaataaataaataaataaatatatatatatatatatatttaattaatgaTACAATAGGAACAGGAATGTATATATTGAGTGTTAATAaactatatttttaaattcatc
This is a stretch of genomic DNA from Plasmodium reichenowi strain SY57 chromosome 14, whole genome shotgun sequence. It encodes these proteins:
- a CDS encoding exported protein (PHISTb) → MNLRLSNCSLFQNILDKTNKSNCIYSTKSSYEEYHDEKVRTGSFFYTQKFRRYMLPIMGILYIIILNLLNLKGILSTEVQHSYTFSRNLSDKQKENEEFYKYYEQQGLKMLTKNYEGYLRNLLKKKLNSGKNDVFNKYSHIFVELMKKDIWKQYELSPFKLNQKGIYLNKYDPEINKNIILFNKRRRSWDEFHYVYSLVLQNERLKFNFLNEYFSELYADLRDSYKTPLYYAKETFEQLKEFVVLGNKYVDNIYNNVFKKWQKKHNDLNMDEFNILLMTCRLLWRRTLTKIKEDGIKCLEKPFKVLDKERLKFKSKGGNPLFFKANEFYEKNPDLVTFKNAHFLNSLKRANTEFDEDLYDEEEEERKLKERDQELLKNSEKEIRGNAGANDGSEDNDDSEDNDDYEDYDDTEDYDDYEEDLYPCQPELYNSYYYYGKPYLLTPEMLESIEKSVEEKVEKEVERKAVESFENRMLKQFVDEIRDKRIRKGTI